From the genome of Miscanthus floridulus cultivar M001 chromosome 10, ASM1932011v1, whole genome shotgun sequence, one region includes:
- the LOC136488103 gene encoding uncharacterized protein, giving the protein MPMGIFASDQYKRSVRYEELEQIGDRSPALGSRADQPSVPFDPKVMELNEDPAAEPDPLADWRMPYLNYLLCEALSMNKMEAWWLARRTKSFVVIEGELYRRSYTCILQRYISIEQGK; this is encoded by the coding sequence ATGCCAATGGGCATCTTCGCCAGTGATCAGTATAAGCGCTCAGTCCGCTACGAGGAGCTAGAACAGATCGGTGATAGGTCACCTGccctaggctcgagggctgaccaACCGTCGGTTCCTTTcgaccctaaagtcatggagcttaacGAGGATCCAGCGGCAGAACCCGACCCTCTAGCtgactggaggatgccttacctcaactacctcctctgtgaggcgCTATCAATGAACAAAATGGAGGCTTGGTGGCTAGCGCGTCGCACCAAGTCCTTCGTTGTTATCGAGGGCGAGCTCTACAGGCGAAGCTACACCTGCATCCTGCAGCGCTATATTTCCATTGAACAAGGGAagtag